From a region of the Pogona vitticeps strain Pit_001003342236 chromosome 7, PviZW2.1, whole genome shotgun sequence genome:
- the CROCC gene encoding rootletin isoform X5, whose amino-acid sequence MSAPEAAELKLEAVIQKLESSVLVSAEGKNFSVRGTSEESSPTRLPARIREIITKNLSESDHQAASHGTMTSLLSLQEENHILQQELSRVEDLLAQSRAERDELAIKYNAISERLEESLRLKGPDPVTNADLELDICWRAAGRGAQERETELSASSRRRLEQALHLETGQREQELLENQSLAQQNLELRRRLDEEQAAYKRKLQAYQEGQQRQAQLVQKLQVKVVQYKKKCGEQEQQLLEKSSELEQQRLVSSLDITESRLQQDEEHSNNLENALIRLEEEQQRSASLAQVNAMLREQLDQANTANQALSEDIRKLTTDWTKAREELEQREAEWRREEESFNTYFSNEHNRLLTLWRQLVGFRRHFSEMKTMTERDLSEMRHDLSRSSRTVHAACLNLGSHVRLSESSASAALEKQVLLTAQLEEQLKDKVRDMIQLQVRCDLEKAELSSRINEVTSSLERLKGQNAEKSKTIEMLTQKLETLVREGGTRPRTEAASRVQDQRAAETEEMEALRTESEMLQQTLRDLAQAVISDTDSAIHLPAADRLTEASDSDATSLSLHGLSSSLRTPSPRRRSSPRRGSSPRRSLSPVFSEATLALVQSALQKRQRQLQDLRGKYEATQDLMLSLKKQLAESDNEQRSLERKVQELKDEEDRLTQAKEDAACEAGRFRSMADLLGSEKTVLEKSLQSAQQAQEDLRQEKEKLQLALGDVQRQCDSLAEEKEDLLKDKARAEKEVERSHRQLEQLEGKKSSLKKELVVVKEALSKAVLEKEVAESEKAEVAEALAKAEVSRAEVELALNRLKAEEASMHDSLSKMSALNEGLAQDKMELNQIIIQLEEEKSSLWGKKQEAEQEKATLREELVRLEQEKLDLDTERHGLGHSLHAVEQSRERLEQDLAGLRKEKGQLQEQLGQMSRQRNSAVEELAQMRRDLAGHSEALLRAGKEKEALMKEKACLVVQLASSERENRGLLEECSGLRSEKDTLEMTLFEIQQHLAQLDSRKEQLEADNQTLLLAKEALQVELSRTRKQMEAEVSQLERDKEMATQKLTQSELDAKAARQKAQLAFEEDVDRLQREKEVLRLELESEHKEVLRLLAQEREELLARCEAEKEELSEEMAALQQERDESLLLAENEKQQALSEKESEKAILQEKLSAAQQSLASVQMETERLKREARSRQEQERSTVSALNAELRNLRAQFEEAIAHHEREAKGLHEQARDLTKQRESALREVEELKVQLRLMEEARDTVRRDLAEAHRKVRESREAQELQRKEALDMRRALSDETREKEALQRSNADLRGAVKRAESERISLKRANDEKDQKISLLEEARAAVGKEATDVRSSLQEVERSRLEARRELQELRRQVKMLDSENAKKSKEVAELQARVTLDEQREEESRRESFGLKQKVVESEASRESAKKELHNLHRKLSDLEGQFRQREKELLGSLEEARGHEKKLLDDAHNLELKLEKAQAEVAALSLGLSAAEGRVHGLEVELARVEAMKRDAEFKLGSLHSALRRTLGIGCRGRAPSPAIRGRSASPKRLFLPLKEDPSPEEGPGSPVALTSSPASRPLSPERTLSPSRSEQLVADIDPDVVRAALRDFLQELRESQRDRDEARSQLGLLNRRLAEMEAERDMASARVQQLQKQLAACEEGRRLMDEKLSGAQTALMLQEETQRRNERERKALADKLATLERNLQSDESERRATQEKLHKMKANEAKLEMDKRRLKEVLDASESRGTKLELLRRSLEGELQRAKGALSDREAEVKGLHDRVDLLQRQVAETETKASSLQFSLDRLHLSLAKAVEAESSLKEKVQGLTASLSESHHRATSAQEKGLELQKALTASEHDRRVLQERLEAARQALSEAKKQNGAFTEQLQSLRGERAELELQRDELEGLLRQHEELLRQRQEGEAVALRSLQKVQEDRRLLQERLGHLQRALAQLEGEKREAERCSLRLEKDKNALKKTLDKVAREKLKTHEDSVRLSVEKGRLDRSLNGAEQELMEAQQQIRLLEAQVAELEQALSETSTRQRQKLQVETERLHGSQLQAEGPSDAREERTHRQHIKGLEEQISILKEQLQQETQKGQAPLTILSGK is encoded by the exons ATGAGCGCCCCGGAGGCGGCAGAGCTGAAGCTGGAGGCGGTGATTCAG AAACTCGAGAGCAGCGTTCTGGTCTCCGCTGAAGGGAAAAACTTTTCTGTCCGGGGCACATCTGAGGAATCCTCCCCCACCCGCTTGCCGGCACGGATCCGGGAGATCATCACTAAGAATCTTTCGGAGAGTGATCACCAAG CCGCCAGCCACGGCACCATGACCTCCTTGCTTTCCCTTCAAGAGGAAAACCACATCCTGCAACAGGAGCTCTCCCGAGTGGAAGACCTCCTAGCCCAGAGCCGTGCTGAACGCGATGAGCTGGCCATCAAATACAACGCCATTAGCGAACGG TTGGAGGAAAGCCTGCGCCTCAAGGGTCCTGACCCGGTGACCAATGCAGAT TTGGAGCTGGACATCTGCTGGCGGGCCGCAGGGCGGGGTGCCCAGGAAAGGGAGACGGAGCTCAGCGCCAGCAGCCGTCGGAGG CTGGAGCAGGCCCTGCACCTGGAGACGGGCCAGAGGGAGCAGGAGCTGCTGGAGAACCAGAGCCTGGCCCAGCAGAACCTGGAGCTGCGCCGGCGCCTGGACGAGGAGCAAGCCGCCTACAAGCGCAAGCTGCAGGCCTACCAAGAGGGGCAGCAGCGCCAGGCCCAGCTGGTGCAGAAGCTCCAGGTCAAG GTGGTCCAGTACAAGAAGAAATGTGGGGAGCAAGAGCAGCAGCTGCTGGAGAAATCTTCTGAGCTGGAGCAGCAGCGGCTAGTG AGCTCTTTGGACATCACGGAGTCGCGCCTCCAGCAGGACGAGGAGCACAGCAACAACCTAGAGAACGCCTTGATCCGTCTGGAGGAAGAGCAGCAAAG GAGTGCCAGCCTGGCCCAGGTGAATGCCATGCTGAGGGAACAGCTGGACCAAGCCAACACGGCTAACCAGGCCCTCAGCGAGGACATCCGGAAGCTGACGACGGACTGGACGAAAGCACGGGAGGAGCTGGAGCAGCGGGAGGCAGAGTGGAGACGGGAAGAGGAG TCTTTTAACACGTACTTCAGCAACGAACACAACCGGCTGCTCACCCTCTGGCGGCAGTTGGTGGGCTTCAGGAGGCATTTCAGTGAGATGAAGACCATGACAGAGAG GGACCTCTCTGAAATGAGGCACGACCTGTCCCGCTCCAGCCGCACGGTGCACGCTGCCTGCCTCAACCTGGGGAGCCACGTGCGCCTCTCGGAGAGCAGTGCCAGCGCAGCCCTAGAGAAGCAGGTGCTGCTGACCGCTCAGCTGGAGGAGCAGCTCAAGGACAAGGTCCGCGATATGATCCAGCTCCAGGTCCGCTGTGACCTGGAGAAGGCAGAACTCAGCAGCAG AATCAATGAGGTCACGTCCAGCTTGGAGCGCTTGAAAGGCCAGAATGCAGAGAAGAGCAAGACCATTGAGATGCTGACCCAGAAGCTGGAGACCTTGGTGAGAGAAGGAGGGACCAGGCCTAGGACTGAGGCAG CATCTCGTGTCCAGGACCAGAGGGCGGCAGAAACGGAGGAGATGGAAGCCTTGCGAACAGAGTCGGAGATGCTGCAGCAGACCCTTCGAGACCTGGCTCAG GCAGTGATCTCTGACACTGACAGCGCCATCCACCTCCCGGCAGCCGACCGGCTCACGGAGGCTTCTGACAGCGATGCCACCAGCCTCAGCTTGCACGGCTTGTCCTCGAGCCTCCGGACCCCCTCCCCGCGGCGGCGGTCTTCCCCAAGGCGCGGCTCATCTCCCCGCCGCAGCCTCTCCCCCGTCTTCTCAGAGGCCACCTTGGCCCTGGTGCAGTCCGCCCTGCAGAAGCGGCAGCGGCAGCTTCAG GACCTCCGGGGAAAATACGAAGCCACCCAAGACTTGATGTTGTCCCTGAAGAAGCAGCTGGCAGAAAGCGACAATGAACAGCGTTCCCTTGAGCGGAAGGTCCAGGAGCTGAAGGATGAGGAAGACAGACTAACGCAGGCCAAGGAGGATGCTGCCTGCGAGGCCGGCCGGTTCCGCTCCATGGCCGATCTCCTTGGCAg TGAAAAGACTGTCTTGGAGAAGAGCCTGCAAAGTGCCCAGCAGGCGCAGGAAGATCTGCgtcaggagaaggagaagctgcaGCTGGCCCTTGGTGACGTCCAGCGCCAATGTGACAGCCTtgcagaagagaaggaggacCTCCTGAAGGACAAGGCGCGGGCCGAGAAGGAGGTGGAGCGGAG CCACAGGCAACTGGAGCAGCTGGAAGGGAAGAAGTCCAGCCTGAAGAAGGAGTTGGTTGTGGTCAAGGAGGCTCTGAGCAAGGCTGTCCTGGAGAAGgaggtggcagaaagtgagaaggccGAGGTGGCGGAAGCCCTTGCCAAG GCGGAAGTGAGCCGGGCTGAGGTGGAACTGGCCCTGAACCGTCTGAAGGCCGAGGAGGCCTCCATGCACGACTCCCTCTCTAAGATGAGTGCCCTCAATGAGGGCCTGGCACAAGACAAAATGGAGCTCAACCAGATCATCATCCAG TTGGAGGAGGAGAAATCCTCTCTGTGGGGGAAGAAGCAGGAAGCGGAGCAGGAGAAGGCCACCCTCCGGGAGGAGCTGGTGCGGCTGGAACAGGAGAAGCTGGACCTGGACACCGAGCGGCACGGGCTGGGTCACTCCCTGCATGCTGTGGAGCAGAGCCGGGAGAGGCTGGAGCAGGATCTGGCAGGGCTGCGGAAGGAAAAGGGGCAGCTCCAGGAGCAGCTGGGGCAG ATGTCCCGCCAGAGGAATTCAGCTGTTGAAGAGCTGGCACAAATGCGCAGGGACCTGGCGGGTCACAGCGAGGCCCTGCTCCGGGCAGGCAAGGAGAAGGAGGCACTGATGAAGGAGAAAGCCTGCCTGGTGGTACAGCTGGCATCCTCCGAGCGAGAGAATCGAGGGCTCTTAGAGGAATGTTCTGGCCTAAG gtctGAAAAGGACACTCTAGAGATGACCCTCTTTGagatccagcaacatctggcacAGCTGGACTCCCGGAAGGAGCAGCTGGAAGCGGATAACCAGACCTTGCTTCTGGCCAAGGAAGCCTTGCAGG TGGAGCTCTCCAGGACCCGCAAGCAGATGGAGGCCGAGGTGAGCCAGCTGGAGCGGGACAAGGAGATGGCCACTCAGAAGCTCACTCAGTCAGAGCTCGATGCCAAGGCTGCCCGGCAGAAGGCCCAGCTGGCTTTTGAGGAGGATGTGGATCGTCTCCAGAGGGAGAAG GAGGTGCTGCGCCTGGAGCTGGAATCGGAGCACAAGGAGGTTCTGCGGCTCCTGGCCCAAGAGCGGGAGGAGCTGCTGGCCCGCTGCGAGGCCGAGAAAGAGGAGCTGAGCGAGGAGATGGCGGCCCTTCAGCAGGAGCGAGACGAGAGCCTCCTGCTTGCCGAGAACGAAAAGCAACAG GCTCTCTCGGAGAAGGAGTCGGAGAAGGCCATCCTGCAGGAGAAGCTCTCGGCGGCTCAGCAGAGCTTGGCCAGCGTCCAGATGGAGACAGAGCGGCTCAAGCGTGAAGCCCGGAGCCGCCAGGAGCAGGAGCGG AGCACCGTGAGCGCCTTGAACGCAGAGCTCCGAAACCTGCGCGCCCAGTTTGAAGAAGCCATTGCTCATCACGAGCGGGAGGCGAAAGGGCTCCACGAACAAGCCCGGGACCTGACCAAGCAGCGAGAGTCTGCCCTGCGGGAG GTAGAGGAACTGAAAGTGCAGCTGCGCCTGATGGAAGAGGCCCGTGACACCGTCCGCAGGGACCTGGCGGAGGCACATCGAAAGGTCCGGGAGTCCCGCGAGGCCCAGGAGTTGCAGCGCAAGGAGGCCCTGGACATGCGGAGGGCCCTGAGTGACGAGACCAGAGAGAAAGAGGCTCTTCAGAGGTCCAATGCGGACTTGCGTGGGGCTGTGAAGCGTGCCGAGAGCGAGCGCATCAG tTTGAAGCGAGCCAATGACGAGAAGGACCAGAAGATCTCCCTCTTGGAGGAGGCCCGGGCGGCTGTCGGCAAAGAGGCCACCGATGTGCGCAGCAGCCTCCAAGAGGTGGAGCGGTCGCGGCTGGAAGCCCGTCGGGAACTTCAGGAGCTCCGGCGACAG GTCAAGATGCTGGACAGCGAGAATGCAAAGAAGAGCAAGGAGGTGGCGGAGCTGCAGGCTCGAGTGACCCTGGATgagcagagggaggaggagagcaggcGGGAATCCTTCGGTCTCAAGCAGAAGGTGGTGGAGAGCGAAGCCAGTAGAGAGTCGGCCAAGAAGGAG CTCCACAACCTGCACCGGAAGCTCTCCGACCTGGAGGGGCAGTTTCGCCAGCGAGAGAAGGAGCTTCTGGGCAGCTTGGAGGAGGCCCGGGGCCACGAGAAGAAGCTGCTGGATGACGCCCACAACCTGGAACTCAAGCTGGAGAAGGCCCAGGCCGAGGTGGCGGCGTTGAGCCTGGGCCTGAGCGCAGCCGAGGGCCGGGTCCACGGCCTGGAGGTTGAACTGGCCCGCGTGGAGGCCATGAAGCGGGATGCGGAGTTTAAGCTGGGCAGCCTCCACTCTGCCCTCCGGCGCACCCTGGGCATCGGGTGCCGTGGCCGTGCCCCCAGCCCGGCCATCCGAGGCCGCAGCGCTTCCCCAAAGCGGCTCTTCCTACCGCTGAAAG aggACCCAAGCCCAGAGGAGGGGCCAGGAAGTCCCGTTGCCCTGACCAGCAGCCCGGCCTCCCGCCCTCTGTCCCCTGAGCGCACCCTCTCCCCCTCCCGTAGTGAGCAGCTGGTCGCTGACATCGACCCAGATGTGGTGCGGGCGGCCCTCCGGGACTTTCTCCAAGAGCTGAGGGAGTCACAGAGGGACCGG GATGAAGCCCGTTCCCAGTTGGGTCTCCTGAACCGCCGACTGGCTGAGATGGAAGCCGAACGAGACATGGCCAGCGCCCGAGTGCAGCAGCTACAGAAACAGTTGGCCGCCTGTgaagaag GGAGGCGCCTCATGGACGAGAAGCTGAGCGGGGCCCAGACAGCCTTGATGCTGCAAGAGGAGACCCAGCGCCGCAACGAGCGGGAGCGCAAGGCCCTGGCGGACAAGCTGGCCACCCTGGAGCGCAACCTGCAGTCAGACGAGAGTGAGCGGAGAGCCACCCAA GAGAAGCTCCACAAGATGAAGGCCAACGAGGCCAAGCTGGAGATGGACAAGCGGCGCCTGAAGGAGGTCCTGGATGCCTCCGAGAGCCGCGGCACCAAGCTCGAGCTCCTCCGGCGGTCCCTGGAGGGAGAGCTCCAGCGGGCCAAGGGGGCCCTGAGTGACCGCGAGGCCGAGGTCAAGGGGCTCCATGACCGGGTGGACCTCCTGCAGAGGCAG GTGGCAGAAACCGAGACGAAGGCCAGTTCCCTGCAGTTCTCACTGGATCGTCTCCACCTCTCCCTGGCCAAGGCAGTGGAGGCAGAGAGCTCCCTGAAGGAGAAGGTGCAGGGGCTGACCGCCTCCCTGTCCGAGAGCCACCACAGGGCCACCTCCGCCCAGGAGAAGGGGCTGGAGCTGCAGAAGGCCCTGACGGCCAGCGAGCATGACCGGAGGGTCCTACAG GAGCGCCTAGAGGCAGCCCGCCAGGCGCTTTCAGAAGCCAAGAAGCAAAACGGGGCCTTCACGGAGCAACTGCAGTCCCTGAGAGGGGAGCGGGCAGAACTCGAGCTCCAACGGGACGAGCTGGAGGGGCTCCTCAGGCAGCACGAGGAA ctgctgcgcCAGCGCCAGGAGGGGGAGGCTGTGGCCTTGCGGAGCCTGCAGAAGGTGCAGGAGGACCGGCGTCTCCTGCAGGAGCGCCTTGGCCACTTGCAGCGGGCATTGGCTCAGCTGGAGGGGGAGAAGCGGGAGGCCGAGCGCTGCTCCCTGCGCCTGGAGAAAGACAAGAATGCCCTCAAGAAGACTCTGGACAAG GTGGCACGAGAGAAGCTGAAAACCCACGAGGACTCCGTTCGGCTTTCTGTGGAGAAGGGGCGCCTGGACCGGTCGCTCAATGGAGCGGAGCAGGAGTTGATGGAGGCCCAGCAGCAGATCCGGCTGCTTGAG GCCCAGGTGGCAGAGCTGGAGCAGGCCCTGTCCGAGACGTCCACCCGACAGCGGCAGAAGCTGCAGGTGGAGACAGAACGCCTGCACGGCTCCCAGCTCCAGGCGGAAGGCCCTTCGGATGCCCGGGAGGAGCGGACCCATCGGCAGCACATCAAAGGCCTGGAGGAGCAG ATTTCAATACTGAAGGAACAGCTCCAGCAGGAGACCCAGAAGGGCCAGGCTCCCCTCACCATCCTTTCTGGAAAATAA